The following proteins are encoded in a genomic region of Synechococcus sp. ROS8604:
- a CDS encoding carbamoyl-phosphate synthase — MLRRLSLGLLASAISIASLPAIAQEDGSADDLGVMSISLKDVVKPTIGFQGALQGAGTPNQAGIGGFLPLSVGDNSVFFADVLLNANFADYGNDSSIINTTVAGTTISTSSRLGYRWLNSDRSWMYGLNAGYDSRPMATGDADTGVFVTDKSSVFFQQVAFNAEAVSNSWTLNGYGLIPVGDVEQKLNSVYPGGAMNTYGLDAGYFITPVLKASAGYYYQHRNQEEVDGSGVRGRLAYEMTSGVTAGVNISYDEAFDTRVSADLKVRFGGAKTTEKRKEVQQQPVINALTSTPSNRDVRVHDCL, encoded by the coding sequence ATGCTGCGTCGTCTCTCCTTGGGGCTTTTGGCTTCTGCCATTTCCATTGCTTCTCTGCCTGCCATTGCGCAAGAAGACGGCAGTGCTGATGATCTTGGTGTGATGAGCATCAGCCTTAAGGATGTGGTCAAACCCACCATTGGGTTTCAAGGCGCACTGCAGGGTGCTGGAACACCGAATCAAGCAGGCATTGGCGGGTTCTTGCCACTGTCTGTTGGCGATAACAGTGTGTTCTTTGCTGATGTGCTGCTCAATGCCAACTTTGCTGATTACGGCAATGACAGCAGCATCATCAACACCACTGTTGCTGGCACCACGATCAGCACCTCATCACGGCTTGGCTACCGCTGGTTGAATAGCGATCGCAGCTGGATGTACGGGCTCAATGCTGGTTATGACAGCCGCCCGATGGCTACAGGCGATGCCGATACAGGGGTATTCGTCACAGACAAGAGCAGCGTCTTTTTCCAGCAAGTTGCTTTCAATGCAGAAGCAGTTTCCAACAGCTGGACATTGAACGGCTATGGACTGATCCCTGTGGGTGATGTCGAGCAGAAGCTCAATAGCGTTTATCCAGGTGGCGCGATGAACACCTACGGATTGGATGCTGGATATTTCATTACTCCAGTCTTGAAAGCATCAGCTGGTTATTACTACCAACACCGTAATCAAGAAGAAGTTGATGGTTCTGGTGTGCGTGGACGCTTGGCTTATGAAATGACCAGTGGAGTCACAGCAGGAGTCAATATCTCCTACGACGAAGCATTTGATACAAGAGTTTCAGCAGACCTTAAAGTTCGCTTTGGTGGTGCGAAAACAACTGAAAAACGAAAAGAAGTACAACAACAACCTGTCATCAATGCCTTAACATCAACACCAAGCAACCGAGATGTGAGGGTGCACGATTGTCTGTAG
- a CDS encoding NUMOD3 domain-containing DNA-binding protein: protein MTGRNYYVYIYYSEEWIPYYVGKGAGRRCFERREIPIPDKEHISRFYFFTEQEAFDTEVQLIAHFRRICDGGTLLNKTIGGAGPSGCARSKETRAKIRAARIGRKVTEETRAKMRGRKHTEETRAKLRGRKFTEETRAKMRESHTRTIPVWFISPQQDIHEVRSVTQFARDNDLLPQCLNRVSSGHRSHHKGWTLHPSSPHLKCKQQEQ from the coding sequence ATGACTGGCCGTAACTATTACGTTTATATCTACTATTCAGAAGAATGGATTCCTTACTATGTGGGTAAGGGTGCTGGCAGACGATGTTTCGAGCGTCGCGAAATTCCTATCCCTGACAAAGAACATATTTCTCGCTTTTACTTTTTTACTGAGCAGGAGGCGTTTGACACAGAGGTTCAGCTGATCGCACACTTCAGACGCATTTGTGATGGGGGGACGCTTTTGAATAAAACTATCGGCGGGGCAGGTCCCTCAGGCTGTGCGCGTTCAAAGGAAACACGAGCCAAGATTCGAGCTGCGCGTATAGGAAGAAAAGTCACAGAAGAGACACGAGCCAAGATGCGTGGACGAAAACACACAGAAGAAACACGAGCCAAACTTCGTGGACGAAAATTCACAGAAGAAACACGAGCCAAGATGCGTGAATCCCATACCAGAACTATTCCAGTCTGGTTTATATCTCCGCAGCAGGATATTCATGAAGTTCGGAGTGTCACTCAATTTGCACGAGATAATGATCTTCTTCCTCAATGCTTAAATAGAGTTTCTTCGGGTCATAGGTCCCATCACAAGGGCTGGACGCTGCACCCATCTTCGCCACATCTAAAATGTAAACAGCAGGAGCAATAA